From a region of the Helianthus annuus cultivar XRQ/B chromosome 5, HanXRQr2.0-SUNRISE, whole genome shotgun sequence genome:
- the LOC110943149 gene encoding glutamic acid-rich protein-like, which translates to MKEAAYAEELKTLKEFKTTRNDWFVKETRRRGRKVTPKSQEGKGSSSQPKKKQKKVTKTLLVDEPEVDEPVVTAEEDPYAGIDQVMLNVDDLVSDQAVNVEAEKEKVIDDIEGDDVDKDTTNSSSSSDDEVDETERLRRIKEATEKEKQLRKRKRQEKDDAAYVPSPEHVSESQSPSSGKKKADAKKRIVSPKIKKVTTKITKPKIVLKKKPAKESSKPSTPLPEPTPIQSPPHQTPPQQPSPPKQPSPPKQPTPPRQPSPLHLSPLHLSPPQQQTLLTSQEIFQTPPLTQIQLTPGSSGHRGLHIPPDNLEDIGDFGFANDEQVKKLEKKMDEVLNENKVIAAESKKVVECEKILEMRVKKLESDNKALLKKIDTDQTEIDFLKGRVAEFEEEKPRRDEQNKYFEKKNKELEAAKALKEHDFYMLNKVVENMLGTSIEQKFEEIQVEELRAKRQAEIDEQMKDKGKGAESSAVADERSIVPSLVIENPVPISSVSALFEDPVTLEDLAADDDEEDDDEDDEDEGDEEEGDEEEDDDDEKVFSASSHSSDNDDDDAQGGMGIKVTEASSERTTVDDFLNDSVNEETGGAKRKGESGDAQNV; encoded by the coding sequence ATGAAGGAAGCAGCTTATGCTGAAGAGCTAAAAACTCTTAAGGAGTTCAAAACCACCCGGAATGACTGGTTTGTCAAAGAAACGAGAAGGAGAGGCAGAAAGGTTACTCCTAAATCACAGGAGGGTAAGGGGTCTTCATCTCaaccaaagaagaaacaaaagaaagtgacAAAGACATTATTGGTTGATGAACCTGAGGTAGATGAGCCGGTTGTTACTGCGGAAGAGGATCCGTATGCTGGTATTGATCAAGTGATGCTTAACGTTGATGATTTAGTGTCTGATCAAGCAGTTAATGTGGAAGCTGAAAAAGAGAAGGTTATTGATGATATCGAAGGTGATGATGTTGATAAAGATACTACAAACTCTTCGAGTTCTTCAGATGACGAAGTAGATGAGACTGAACGTCTAAGAAGAATTAAAGAGGCTacagaaaaagagaaacaattACGGAAGAGGAAGAGACAGGAGAAAGATGATGCTGCTTatgttccatctcctgagcaCGTTTCTGAATCTCAATCACCTTCAAGCGGCAAAAAGAAAGCAGATGCAAAGAAAAGGATTGTATCTCCAAAAATCAAGAAAGTTACTACAAAGATTACAAAGCCCAAGATTGTCTTGAAGAAGAAACCAGCCAAAGAATCCAGTAAACCATCAACTCCACTACCTGAACCTACACCAATACAATCACCACCACATCAAACACCTCCACAACAACCTTCACCTCCAAAACAaccttcaccaccaaaacaacctaCTCCACCCAGACAACCATCACCACTACATCTTTCACCACTACATCtctcaccaccacaacaacaaaccTTGCTTACATCTCAAGAAATCtttcaaacaccaccactcactcaAATTCAACTAACTCCTGGTTCTTCTGGCCATAGAGGTCTTCACATTCCTCCTGATAATCTTGAAGATATTGGAGATTTTGGCTTTGCAAATGATGAACAAGTTAAGAAGTTAGAGAAGAAGATGGATGAAGTGTTGAATGAAAACAAAGTTATTGCAGCAGAAAGCAAGAAAGTTGTTGAATGTGAAAAGATTCTCGAAATGCGCGTGAAGAAATTAGAGTCTGATAACAAAGCATTGTTAAAGAAGATTGATACAGATCAGACTGAGATTGATTTCCTGAAGGGGCGAGTGGCtgaatttgaagaagaaaaaccTCGCAGAGATGAACAGAACAAATATTTCGAGAAGAAAAACAAAGAGCTTGAGGCTGCTAAAGCATTAAAGGAGCATGATTTTTACATGTTGAACAAAGTAGTGGAGAATATGCTTGGAACGTCAATTGAACAAAAGTTCGAAGAGATTCAAGTTGAAGAGCTTAGGGCAAAACGCCAAGCTGAGATTGACGAACAAATGAAAGATAAAGGTAAGGGTGCTGAAAGTAGTGCGGTAGCTGATGAGAGATCAATTGTTCCATCCTTAGTGATTGAAAATCCAGTACCTATATCTTCAGTATCAGCACTTTTTGAAGATCCGGTAACACTGGAAGATCTTGCtgctgatgatgatgaagaagatgatgatgaggatgatgaagatgagggTGATGAGGAAGAAGGTGATGAAGAGGAAGACGACGATGATGAGAAAGTCTTCTCGGCTAGCAGTCATAGTTCTGATAATGACGATGACGATGCTCAAGGTGGTATGGGAATTAAAGTAACTGAAGCCTCCAGTGAAAGAACAACTGTTGATGATTTTCTGAATGATTCTGTGAATGAAGAGACAGGGGGAGCTAAAAGAAAGGGGGAGTCTGGTGATGCTCAAAATGTTTAA